The Macaca nemestrina isolate mMacNem1 chromosome 12, mMacNem.hap1, whole genome shotgun sequence genome contains a region encoding:
- the LOC105496050 gene encoding FACT complex subunit SSRP1, whose protein sequence is MAETLEFNDIYQEVKGSMNDGRLRLSRQGIIFKNSKTGKVDNIQAGELTEGIWRRVALGHGLKLLTKNGHVYKYDGFRESEFEKLSDFFKTHYRLELMEKDLCVKGWNWGTVKFGGQLLSFDIGDQPVFEIPLSNVSQCTTGKNEVTLEFHQNDDAEVSLMEVRFYVPPTQEDGVDPVEAFAQNVLSKADVIQATGDAICIFRELQCLTPRGRYDIRIYPTFLHLHGKTFDYKIPYTTVLRLFLLPHKDQRQMFFVISLDPPIKQGQTRYHFLILLFSKDEDISLTLNMNEEEVEKRFEGRLTKNMSGSLYEMVSRVMKALVNRKITVPGNFQGHSGAQCITCSYKASSGLLYPLERGFIYVHKPPVHIRFDEISFVNFARGTTTTRSFDFEIETKQGTQYTFSSIEREEYGKLFDFVNAKKLNIKNRGLKEGMNPSYDEYADSDEDQHDAYLERMKEEGKIREENANDSSDDSGEETDESFNPGEEEEDVAEEFDSNASASSSSNEGDSDRDEKKRKQLKKAKMAKDRKSRKKPVEVKKGKDPNAPKRPMSAYMLWLNASREKIKSDHPGISITDLSKKAGEIWKGMSKEKKEEWDRKAEDARREYEKAMKEYEGGRGESSKRDKSKKKKKVKVKMEKKSTPSRGSSSKSSSRQLSESFKSKEFVSSDESSSGENKSKKKRRRSEDSEEEELASTPPSSEDSASGSDE, encoded by the exons ATGGCAGAGACACTGGAGTTCAACGACATCTATCAGGAGGTGAAAGGCTCCATG AATGATGGTCGACTGAGGTTGAGCCGCCAGGGCATCATCTTCAAGAACAGCAAGACGGGGAAAGTGGACAACATCCAGGCTGGGGAGTTAACAGAAGGCATCTGGCGCCGTGTTGCTCTGGGCCATGGACTTAAACTGCTTACAAAGAATGGCCATGTCTACAAGTATGATGGCTTCCGAGAATCG GAATTTGAGAAACTCTCTGATTTCTTCAAAACTCACTATCGCCTTGAGCTAATGGAGAAGGACCTTTGTGTGAAGGGCTGGAACTGGGGGACAGTGAAATTTGGTG GGCAGCTGCTTTCCTTTGACATTGGTGACCAGCCAGTCTTTGAGATACCCCTCAGCAATGTGTCCCAGTGCACCACTGGCAAGAATGAGGTGACACTGGAATTCCACCAAAACGATGACGCAGAGGTGTCTCTCATGGAGGTCCGCTTTTATGTCCCTCCCACCCAGGAGGATGGTGTGGACCCTGTTGAG GCCTTTGCCCAGAATGTGTTGTCGAAGGCGGATGTAATCCAGGCCACGGGAGATGCCATCTGCATCTTCCGGGAGCTGCAGTGTCTGACTCCTCGAGGGCGTTATGACATTCGGATCTACCCCACCTTTCTGCACCTGCATGGCAAGACCTTTGACTACAAGATCCCCTATACCACAGTGCTGCGTCTGTTTTTGTTACCCCACAAGGACCAGCGACAGATGTTCTTTGTG ATCAGCCTGGACCCCCCAATCAAGCAAGGCCAAACTCGCTACCACTTCCTGATCCTCCTCTTCTCCAAGGACGAGGACATTTCGTTGACTCTGAACATGAACGA GGAAGAAGTGGAGAAGCGCTTCGAGGGTCGTCTCACCAAGAACATGTCAGGATCCCTCTATGAGATGGTCAGCCGGGTCATGAAAGCGCTGGTGAACCGCAAGATCACAGTGCCAGGCAACTTCCAAGG GCACTCAGGGGCCCAGTGCATTACCTGTTCCTACAAGGCGAGCTCAGGACTTCTCTACCCGCTGGAGCGGGGCTTCATCTACGTCCACAAGCCACCTGTACACATCCGCTTTGACGAGATCTCCTTTGTCAACTTTGCTCGTGGTACCACTACAACTCGTTCCTTTGACTTTGAAATTGAGACCAAGCAGGGCACTCAGTATACCTTCAGCAGCATTGAGAG ggaggagtatgGGAAACTGTTTGATTTTGTCAACGCGAAAAAACTCAACATCAAAAACCGAGGATTGAAAGAG GGCATGAACCCAAGCTACGACGAATATGCCGACTCTGATGAGGACCAGCATGATGCCTACTTGGAGAGGATGAAGGAGGAAGGCAAGATCCGGGAGGAGAATGCCAATGACAGCAGCGATGACTCGGGAGAAGAAACCG ATGAGTCATTCAACCCAGGTGAAGAGGAGGAAGATGTGGCAGAGGA GTTTGACAGCAATGCCTCTGCCAGCTCCTCCAGTAATGAGGGTGACAGTGACCGGGATGAGAAGAAGCGGAAACAGCTCAAAAAGGCCAAGATGGCCAAGGACCGCAAGAGCCGCAAGAAGCCTGTGGAG GTGAAGAAGGGCAAAGACCCCAATGCCCCCAAGAGGCCCATGTCTGCGTACATGCTGTGGCTCAATGCCAGCCGAGAGAAGATCAAGTCAGACCATCCTGGCATCAGCATCACAGATCTTTCCAAGAAGGCAGGCGAGATCTGGAAGGGAATGtccaaagagaagaaagag gagTGGGATCGCAAGGCTGAGGATGCCAGGAGGGAATATGAAAAAGCCATGAAAGAATATGAAGGGGGCCGAGGCGAGTCTTCTAAGAG GGACAagtcaaagaagaagaagaaagtaaaggTAAAGATGGAAAAGAAATCCACGCCCTCTAGGGGCTCATCATCCAAGTCATCCTCAAGGCAGCTAAGCGAGAGCTTCAAGAGCAAAGAGTTTGTGTCTAGTGATGAGAGCTCTTCGGGAGAGAACAAGAgcaaaaagaagaggaggaggagcgaG GACTCTGAAGAAGAAGAACTAGCCAGTACTCCCCCCAGCTCAGAAGACTCAGCGTCAGGATCCGATGAGTAA